One Micromonospora craniellae genomic region harbors:
- a CDS encoding glycosyltransferase family 4 protein yields the protein MRIGIVSPYSFDVPGGVQNHVMDLAEALIGLGHEVSVLAPADEDSPLPPYVVPAGRSVPLPYNGSVARIAFGPVSTARVRRWITRGDFDVLHVHEPLTLSLSMLAVLSARGPVVATFHTAMTRSRVLSVAQGVLQIVLERITARIAVSALARKVQVEHLDGGAVEIPNGVAVAKFAGVEPLPGWPGEYAPGDGGTLGFLGRFTEPRKGFPILRDAFVELARQRPGLRLLVAGPGDRDDLFDQFPPGLRDRVTFLGLVSEEEKARMLRSVHLYVAPNTGGESFGMILTEALAAGTTIVASDLDAFRRVLDGGRAGRLFPTGDAVTLRDCLAELLDDPAQRAELTACGHRVVANFDWPVVARRVLEVYAAAIEATDGRVIDQEWVGPD from the coding sequence ATGCGGATTGGCATCGTCTCCCCGTACTCCTTCGACGTGCCGGGCGGAGTGCAGAACCACGTCATGGATCTCGCCGAGGCGCTGATCGGGCTCGGCCACGAGGTGAGCGTGTTGGCTCCGGCGGACGAGGACTCGCCGCTGCCGCCGTACGTGGTGCCGGCCGGCCGGTCGGTGCCGCTGCCGTACAACGGCTCGGTGGCCCGGATCGCGTTCGGGCCGGTCTCCACCGCCCGGGTGCGCCGGTGGATCACCCGGGGCGACTTCGACGTGCTGCACGTGCACGAGCCGTTGACGTTGAGCCTGTCCATGCTCGCCGTGCTCTCCGCGCGGGGGCCGGTGGTGGCCACCTTCCACACCGCGATGACCCGCTCCCGGGTGCTCTCGGTCGCCCAGGGCGTCCTGCAGATCGTGCTGGAACGGATCACCGCGCGGATCGCGGTCAGCGCGTTGGCCCGCAAGGTGCAGGTCGAGCACCTGGACGGCGGTGCGGTGGAGATCCCCAACGGGGTGGCGGTGGCCAAGTTCGCCGGGGTGGAGCCGTTGCCGGGCTGGCCGGGGGAGTACGCGCCGGGCGACGGCGGGACCTTGGGCTTCCTGGGCCGTTTCACCGAGCCCCGCAAGGGGTTCCCGATCCTGCGCGACGCCTTCGTGGAGTTGGCCCGGCAGCGTCCCGGACTGCGTCTGCTGGTCGCCGGCCCGGGGGACCGGGACGACCTTTTCGACCAGTTTCCGCCTGGTCTTCGGGATCGGGTGACCTTCCTCGGGCTGGTCTCCGAGGAGGAGAAGGCCCGGATGCTGCGCAGCGTGCATCTCTATGTGGCGCCGAACACCGGGGGCGAGTCCTTCGGCATGATCCTCACCGAGGCGTTGGCCGCCGGCACCACGATCGTCGCCAGCGACCTGGACGCGTTCCGCCGGGTGCTCGACGGCGGGCGGGCCGGGCGGCTCTTCCCCACCGGTGACGCGGTGACGTTGCGCGACTGTCTGGCCGAGTTGCTGGACGACCCGGCCCAGCGGGCCGAGTTGACCGCCTGCGGGCACCGGGTGGTGGCGAATTTCGACTGGCCCGTGGTTGCCCGCCGTGTTCTGGAGGTATACGCAGCGGCGATCGAGGCGACCGACGGGCGGGTGATCGACCAGGAGTGGGTGGGGCCGGACTGA